The stretch of DNA ATGTAAGATTTCAAAACTATCTTAGGAAAATCACATCTGGTATGAATGAAGCAGGAAATAGAAAAGATACATAATTGCCATCAAACATACCCCATCTAATGCCTCCGTGGAGGAGGAATGTGTATTTCATCAGCAACACAAGTTTTAATCCCTCCACTACATTGATTCTTGATCTTTAATGACTTCTATCCTTGGATATATGTTCTGTGAGGCCATTAGATTCCATGTTACATGTAAGGGGTTTCTCGCCAAattttttttggtcttcctctttatcttttttggTACAAATTACTTCGTTCCATTCACTCACCTCTCAGGTGTGTCATTATTCTTCTTTTCACATGTtaaaaccatcttaattgtgtctcaTATGTCTTAACTTCAGCAAATGTTACTCCAACCATGGATTATGATAAAAATACGATTTTACACTGGTGGTTGGCTAatgcaaccctcctcctttgcCTGAGGTTTGGGATATAAGGAGAAGTACCGTCAACACTAGAGGGTTGCTGAATACACAAGTAGAGCTAGGGGGAGTCCATATTTGTAGGGTCAATGTCCATATTTGTAGGGTGTTATCATCATCCAAATGTTGTGGCTCTTCCATTCTTCCACACATTTGCAAATGTGTAAATGGACATAGTGATTTACAGAAAAAAAGGGACATAGTGACAAATgtatcattttaatttctgtgtGACTGTAACTTCTAATCCATTTTATGTTCTTAATGTGTTCAGTTGTTTATCGGTTCCCTTTGTTTTGTTTCAGCAACTCCTCACTTTACAGCAAGCACTCATGTCTCAGCTTGGTCGGCAAACGTCACCACGGTAAGTGATttcacatttaaatttatgttctgttaatgctaatttaatttttataattttatcttttcctttATCGGTATATCTATGCATTGTTCATATAGCAGGatgtaattttcatttattaaaaaaatacagcagtatgttatttttaattcaccCAATGTATTCCCAGATTATTTTACTTATTGCATTTATTTGAACAGTTTTCCTGGTTTATAATGCCAAggagaattaatttgatttgactCTAACTCCCATATGTTCCAACTTTGCTTAATTGCTATTGCACTCTTGCAGGGAAGCTGATCAAACTGGTGGGGGAACAGGTACTTATCATTGGTAAAATGGTGTTTTGAACTCTGTTCTTTCGCATAACATGGGATGCCTGCTATAGCCTTTTATTGTAATGACAGTCGAATGTATTTAACTTATTTAGTAGGATGGAGATGTGTGATTGAACCAGTCTTACCACATCGATATAAAGTTCTTACTCCCAATATGGAGGAACTTACTGGCGGTGGTTCAATATTAAAAATCTCCCTACTTCAAAAATGACTGTCTTGTGGTATTGTATTGTTTAATGGATAGGATGCTGCTGGGCTAGGATTGTGTTATTGCATCACTTTGCATGGCATACGGATGTGAAATCTGATGCTACCTCCATATACGATAGTTCTATTACAGATAATGAGAggagaaataaaagattttaCATGAAggtttctttgttattttttctcttgGTAATCGTGACACTATTTGTCCAATGGCAGGAACACTTGACAACATGGGGTTGGAGATGTTGATGAACATGTTTGGAGGACTTGGGACAGGAAGCCCAACTGTTCCTAACAGACCCAACGGTgactcttattttctttcccatGTGTCTTACGATGATTTACTTTGCCATGCCACTTGTCGTTTACTTCTGTTTTTCCATTTGCAGTACCTCCTGAAGAACTTTATGCCACCCAGCTCTCGCAGCTCCAAGAAATGGGTTTCTTTGACACTCAAGAGAACATACGGGCGCTCGTAGCCACTGCAGGGAATGTTCATGCGGCAGTGGAGCGGCTGTTGGGAAGTCAGGGCCAGTAGATTGTGGTTGTTACTTGTCTGCTCGTCTAGACATATTGTCAGATGGGGCTCAATGAAGTAGGGTTCGACAGGACTCTTGAGGCGCCgttttaaaatcttattttggcTATGAATAAGTACAGATTATGATAGAGGTGCGAACTTCTTTTCATGGCTTGTTATTGTGGAAaacaaacacccccccccccccccccctcttttttttctcatcGACCCCCTCcagaatcaaaaagaaaagacaaatggAAATTATATGAACTTTCAGAGTGCTATGTATATACCCTATTTCAGATCCGTGTCTCACGAATtgtttacttacaaaatttccCCAATTTTTGGGGGCAATTGTACCTTTTCTTACCTTCCACCACTGGATGGGGGAAAAAAGTTGTTGCAATTACAGTAGAACCTTTCTACTATTTCACATTTCATTCTTTTTGGATACTCGGCTTATACTATTTCCTGTTGTTTCTCTAGTAATCTGACGACTTATGGGTTTAATAATGGTTTGAGgatatgttttgtttgttttttttttttttttttttcttccttttgctGAGGGAAAAGGGGGCTTGAAGGGAACTCAAGGTAAGCTCGTATCTTCACGGTGACTGGTGCTACCCACAAAACTAGGCAACCTGATGTTCTTATAAAAGATGACAACGTTCTCTTATGTTTTGTATTTCCAGCCAAGGATGGTAAATAAAGATCAGAAACTCCAAGAGGACACTCAGGGCTGGCAGAAAGGTGGCCCAGTTCTTCGTGTAGTCctattgtaatattattttgaagtaAAAAATATAGACTAGAATGTCATTCATACGTTTTTAAAAACAGACATACAATCTTCAACTCAAGGACACGGGGGGGAAGCTAAAAGGAGGAGACAACCATGATTCGGCGGAGATGACCAACGATTTTCAAATGAGAAACCAGTGAACATTGACTCTTGTCAGGCGGGATGATGAATGCCAGTCTAAAAGCCATAGAAAGGCAAATTGGACACTTTTGTTCAATTGGCCTACGTAACTCTTTCATCCATCAAAGAGAATTGAACATCATTTATCTTTACGTTCACCTACTAGCTAGTCAACATGCGCTAATCTTAAACTTGATTAATTGCTATAGTTTGAAACTACTGGCATTCACGAATTGTAGCTAATTAATAGTTAAGTAATATTTGACTCTTCCTTCACAAGGACTGAGTTTTCAAGCATGGGACATTTTGAGTTATTTAATTAGCTAGGGACTTGAAACactcaatttctttcaattttagttgcactgcccctatttataagctctTTTGGAATAACTTGTCATATCATTCATGTTTGGTGGATGATAATCTTATTAGGAACTTCTAATTTGAtattatcataaatttttttatctgcTAATGATTTTGAATGACTAGACAATTATcagttaaattataaaaaaaaagatagcaTTAACATGCATTGATCAATGCACCAACGCAATAGAGTTGTAATTCACTAGCTAGCTAGTTACATCACTCAAATGCTCaccaaatatgaaaaatatcagAGTTCCtttgaaaatcaattaaatttaattttaatattattagaaAAGTTCTCAAAAGCGAGTTTTACTTCGGttcaattttaagttatatattatcttaaaaaatacacaaagaAGCTTTACATTAAGTGCAATgcttttcaaaataaattgaaaaaaaaaaaatgtttgactagctcaagaaaataatagagtatcaaattttaaaatattttaaactttttcttctaattttagttgaattatttttatttatggagaataaataaatgattatcaATGAAAATGGAAGATCTCCAGCGACCGAGTAAGAAGGTTTAACGGTTAATTTCGCGCCTTTACGATAAAACAATGGAGTCCTGATTCCATACTTCCACAACAGCATCACAAACCGATGCACCCTTCATCAACAGACAATCTGAACGTTCAAATCCATGGGCTACCAAATTGAACGGTCCAAGACGAAGAGACGCAACCTTTCCCCTAAGCCAGACGAGTAACCGTTAACTGAAAATAACTGCCAATTCAAAAATTTCCCACCAGTATATATAACCACCAAGCCCTGCATGTTCCTCACTTGTCTTCCGATATCCATTGGCTTCTTTATTGCAAAGTATCCGGTGGTTATCTTCCTGGCAAGTATCCATGGCCGATTCCGGAAACTCTGCCGACCGAAGCACCCGAGAAGTCCCAGGAAACGTCGGCCAAGGGTCCGGAACTGCTCCTCCGGAAGTTCCAGTTACTGACCTCCCCGCCGCCGTACAAACCGGTGGCGAGGGCAGCTCTACTGCTGCTTCTGGGTCTGGCCCTTCTGAGCCCGCACCGCCcccgcctcctcctcctcctcctgctgCTGCTCAGGCAGCAGGCGGTGGCCCATATGTTTGCCACTTGTGCAACCCGCCCACAGCGTTCGACAACGACAGGGCAATGGCGGGGCATATGCGCAGGCATAGAGACAGGGCATGGAGAGGTTCATTTCCACCTCCTGTCTTTAGTAGACAAGAATTCATGGGCGATGACATCGCCAGGGGGCTGCTGAACGCCCCAATCCAAGAACAGGAGGCGGCGCTCGCCGCCGAGAGGGGGTTTGTCCACCACTTCGATCTGAACGTGGGGGTGCCGGGGGCGGACGAGCCTGCCCCGGCCGGGCCATCTGGGAGCGACATTCCTGCCAATGGTCTCTCGGAGGACGACACTGTCTGAAAGGAGAGAAATTTCCGAGGTCGGCCTCACCGGGatatgtttttttgtttattcttcGAAGATGATTGTTATTATGttacatatacatatgcatgGCATTAGACCTGCAAGAATAAATTATTGTAACGATCATTTCATAATAATAAGGtggatttattattattattataatattcgTACGCAGATGTTTCTAATATTACTTACTGCATGAATGAGAGCTGATAATGGAAATTATCAATGCATTGCTAATAAGACCTGTAGATGTGAAATATGCAGCCGTGGGTTTCATATGTAGTTAGTCACTGaaacaataattattataatatatgttGTTAGCAAACCTTATGTAATAATATCTAATTTATGagattttgttaatttcaattaattcttGAATAATATTACTTTTGGTTAATTAATAATATCTCTCTCTTCGCTGAAGATTAGGTCTGTTGTGTTTGGTGGGGGGTTTCCCGGCCTCATATCTTCTGTAGTTTTGGATTATTAAGTAATCCACATGCATGTGTATTTCCGAGTCGGTCTCTTCATCACTCGCATTTCGCTGTCGGTGTTCGTATGAACTAGGGTTTCTGTTATTATCTGTTTAGTTCatataaattttcaatacaATAGGTCTAGAAAATTTCAGCTGATCACAGTCAAATATCTTCGTTTCTTTCTGCAAGAGCAAATGTTTTtataattcaataataattaaatgaatatgTCATTGCATTTTAAGGTATTTTGATGTGTGTATTTTAggctatatttttcaaacttacaGAATATCTAAGCCATATGGGACCATCTTAGTAAGAGTGAGAGGATGGCAACCCAGGTTCCTCCATCTCCGTGTTGCGTTTCAACTAGGAGGAGGAGTAGATGGAGAGGACTGGCTTATTTGTGACCACTGTCTTAAAGAGAACTAAACGTGAAGCCAAAAAATGCGAGAAACATTTGCATGAACACTTGAATGTAGGTGCTTGAAACATGTAGGCAGTCAACAACACAAGAAAATAACAGAATATCAACCATAGTCATGTATTTGATTAAGAAACTTCATATAATGAGTACCCGTTTTCCATAGTAGATGTTGGttttaggaaattttttaaTAGTCTTCAACCCAATTTTAAAacggtttaaaaaaaaaaaaaacacaataaagGGTGATGTGTTGAAACTTTATTATgtagagaaacaaaaaacatataaattgTTAGAGAAAATAAACTGTAGGGACATTGATATAGGAAGTTAATCCACCATTACGGTGGACAATGCTACCACAAGTGATGCTGAATATGTGATAGTGTTTATTTTTGGACTGCAACACAATGAAGAATCGAAAAATCCGAGGAAGTTGCACGCCTGTTGCATCACCCACATACTAAATctttggaacttgatttaaaaaGTCACTGGAATTCACCCCATTTTATGCTTGAAACGGCATTAGTGTACAAATATGTGTTCACGTGTGTGAAATAAAGTAATTAAGAAGAGCTATAACTGATTGCCAATTGAAAATGATTGGTGGTTGGTAAAAGAGAAGTTTAAGGTTGACGAAGTTTAATAGCCAGAGAGTTGTTTTCTGGAATTGAGATGGCAACGCAAGTGATATGGCACTCTCCAATATtgcatttgaaaaatattggagaGTGCCATATCACTTGTGTTGCATGTCTCCTAGATCCAAGGTATAAAATGAAACTTGTGGAGTATCTTTTTTCAAGTATTTAGGGTGTAtttgataacatgaaaaacacataaaaaatgtcacatccaataaattaaatttcattttttgtgtttgacacattatatttttcatggaattgaattccatggtaCAATCATTAAAATATGTCTTTGTCTCATGTCTctcttttttatgaaaaattccatttaagagaagataatttttgttttccatacAAGTCGGTGCTTTCCTTTCCAACTAAatttatcaaacacacccttagtgATGCATGCAAGCTTAAAAGTTGTCAAAATTGTTACTATTTGCTTCACGACTACCTATCTAGGTTGGAAGTATAGTCGAAAGCAGTGGGGTAGGATCTTCTTCATCTAGTCATTCAATGCTTATAGATGTTAACGAGAATGATCCTTTGGcgaattttgatttgtttgttaGATGTGTGGTGTTGGTAGGGTTAACGCaaaattgattttgatgctTTGTGGTGGTGGATGACACATGGGATTAAATTTCCCACCTTACAAAAGATAGCTCCAGATATTTTGGCTTTTCCTATGTCCACAGTTGCATCAGAATTCAGTTTTAGTACAAATGATAGGTTGGTTTCTCCAAAACGCAATAGACTTTATTTGACTAGTTTAGAGGCGTTGATGTGCATACAAAGTTGGTGGCGCAAAGTAAGATAAATGGTAATTAcacaaatttaaaatgttttatcGATTTAATGTATTTGTCCTTtcttaatgaaataaatattgttTGTTTATAGCTAATAAGAAGACATGCCCCCCAAATTTTGTGATCAAGACGAGAATCTGGATGAGAACTGCAGCAGGTTTGTTTGTTGATAAAGATTTATATCGATTCATATGCTATTTAAAGATAATTTGCAATAAGAAGTATGATTTTTGTGACATTGCAATGGTAGTGATCACTTTTCTCAATTTCCCAGCCGGTGTTAGATTTTATTACATAAGATAACCATATATATGTCTGCTCTGTAATTAAGCTCCTTAATTGCATTCGCCTTTTGAACTGATAATTCATCAATTTTGCCAATTTCTTGCTGTCAAACTAATTCTAATTAGTGGGCTGTTTATCTTCTTGTTAGAGGACTGCTGAGCCAGAGCTTGTCTGGGACTTCATCACCAGGATTGGAAACCCTATAGTAACTTGCAATCTGTGTAAGTCACAACCATCTTTCTTTTATGCGATTTCATATAGTGTGATTATTTCCAGTTTCCCCTTCATTTCAATGCTTTTAACTGTATTTTTACGGGTATAATTATGTAGGTTGCCGCAGAATAATGGCATTTCAGGTCCTATTCCTTTTCCTGCTGCAGTTGGGAAGTTGTAGAAGCTTCAGACGCTGGATCTATATCCAGCAA from Diospyros lotus cultivar Yz01 chromosome 6, ASM1463336v1, whole genome shotgun sequence encodes:
- the LOC127804331 gene encoding uncharacterized protein LOC127804331 produces the protein MADSGNSADRSTREVPGNVGQGSGTAPPEVPVTDLPAAVQTGGEGSSTAASGSGPSEPAPPPPPPPPPAAAQAAGGGPYVCHLCNPPTAFDNDRAMAGHMRRHRDRAWRGSFPPPVFSRQEFMGDDIARGLLNAPIQEQEAALAAERGFVHHFDLNVGVPGADEPAPAGPSGSDIPANGLSEDDTV